The Candidatus Nanohalococcus occultus genome contains a region encoding:
- a CDS encoding AAA family ATPase, translated as MPWHRFRRFLKRMVSKVKKMTEDENTEGKQEEEKSGKKQRVQFPQYFNKNQGTDNPNGTALKTPVLRGVVVSEFDGDRIWVEASGNMKGRYGVEVPNGYDPEDFTAGTEVALDPNTFTVTDVVDKSKDAVFNAVDTKVTFQDIGGLDNIIKAMKSNVGAQLDSDKKQKIEDWGLEMDKSILLVGRPGTGKTHLVKAVSNEYDAEMFMINGPQLVEKFIGEGAKKVKRLYEQARASDKPSIIFIDEIDAIAKKRLDDRRHGGEEVERTMSQLLSELDGLDTEEGGNVISIFASNKPDIMDPALLNRCNALEVPVPTKEAKREILQVHTRSLDLDDSVDLEIIADEMEDDYTGRDIKQIVKQAAVNALERYEDVSEAEISMQDFQEAVEDLREGNLGAEKDFLADDKMTPEEMFA; from the coding sequence ATGCCATGGCACAGATTCCGACGGTTTCTGAAACGCATGGTTTCAAAGGTGAAGAAGATGACTGAAGACGAGAATACTGAAGGCAAGCAGGAAGAGGAGAAATCCGGAAAGAAGCAGCGAGTACAGTTCCCACAGTACTTTAACAAGAACCAGGGAACGGACAATCCGAACGGAACAGCTCTGAAAACACCTGTTCTACGAGGAGTTGTTGTCTCCGAGTTCGACGGAGACCGGATCTGGGTGGAGGCAAGCGGAAACATGAAAGGCCGCTACGGAGTCGAAGTACCGAACGGATACGATCCAGAGGACTTTACAGCAGGCACCGAAGTAGCACTTGACCCTAACACGTTCACAGTAACGGATGTAGTGGATAAATCAAAGGATGCTGTTTTCAACGCTGTAGATACCAAGGTAACCTTCCAGGATATCGGAGGGCTTGATAACATAATTAAGGCAATGAAATCGAACGTCGGAGCGCAGCTTGACTCCGATAAGAAGCAAAAGATCGAAGACTGGGGTCTGGAGATGGATAAATCCATTTTACTTGTCGGACGGCCGGGTACAGGTAAAACACACCTTGTCAAGGCAGTTTCAAACGAGTACGATGCGGAAATGTTTATGATCAACGGACCGCAGCTAGTCGAGAAATTCATCGGAGAAGGCGCAAAGAAGGTCAAGAGACTTTACGAACAGGCACGAGCCTCCGATAAGCCCTCAATTATCTTTATCGACGAGATCGATGCGATCGCAAAGAAACGGCTAGATGATCGTAGACACGGCGGCGAGGAAGTTGAACGTACAATGTCTCAGCTGCTCTCCGAGCTTGACGGACTGGACACCGAGGAGGGTGGAAACGTTATCAGCATCTTCGCATCCAACAAGCCGGATATCATGGATCCAGCGCTCTTGAACCGCTGTAACGCTCTTGAAGTACCGGTACCTACCAAGGAAGCTAAAAGAGAGATTCTACAGGTTCACACCCGGTCACTTGATCTTGACGACAGCGTTGATCTTGAGATCATCGCAGATGAGATGGAAGATGATTACACCGGAAGAGACATCAAACAGATCGTAAAACAGGCAGCGGTTAACGCACTTGAAAGATACGAAGATGTCTCGGAAGCCGAGATCAGTATGCAGGACTTCCAGGAAGCAGTAGAGGACCTGAGAGAAGGAAATCTAGGAGCTGAAAAGGACTTCCTTGCAGATGATAAGATGACTCCGGAAGAGATGTTTGCGTAA
- a CDS encoding amphi-Trp domain-containing protein yields the protein MSNEEFHKELRLKKKDAADFLRELADSIEDEEQVNLKGDDWQVYQPYEDIVPFRLVKDDEGLEVDLKLINPEE from the coding sequence ATGAGCAACGAAGAGTTCCACAAAGAACTGCGTTTGAAAAAGAAGGATGCCGCAGATTTCCTGAGAGAGCTAGCCGACTCGATTGAGGACGAAGAACAGGTTAACCTTAAAGGCGATGACTGGCAGGTCTACCAGCCTTACGAAGACATTGTTCCCTTCCGATTAGTCAAGGACGATGAAGGTCTGGAAGTTGATCTGAAGCTGATTAACCCGGAAGAGTAG
- a CDS encoding YbaK/EbsC family protein, whose protein sequence is MRADRKLEELGAVFELIEQDRPTLKCSQAAEERGMETSQIVKSLIVRKDGDLYHLCLPGDREVSEGKFGDYRLVEKEKSKQLTGQKSGTVHPFASGLDHVVDERVFEKEKVSFTVGTEMEAVGIETVQLEEAFESAEFSFEKKDIVVSDEDDFELLEEAGAGEEQTRFLSENGHRSVFLHLSDVFEPDRVVDAIREFERNDLECEQSDLENILAASENQTHMQKTVERFAETGEIDSGDDFELDEVISQVIEDSPDAVEDYRSGTDSALNYLLGQVMSRTSGKADGGQTRRKLIERL, encoded by the coding sequence TTGAGAGCTGATAGGAAGCTTGAAGAGCTTGGAGCAGTCTTTGAACTGATAGAACAGGATAGGCCGACGCTTAAATGTAGTCAAGCTGCTGAAGAGCGCGGGATGGAGACATCTCAAATTGTAAAATCTTTGATTGTAAGAAAGGACGGGGATCTGTATCATCTGTGCCTTCCCGGCGACCGTGAGGTATCGGAAGGTAAGTTCGGAGATTACCGTCTGGTTGAGAAGGAAAAATCGAAGCAGCTGACCGGTCAGAAATCAGGTACGGTGCATCCTTTCGCCTCCGGTCTTGATCACGTGGTTGATGAACGGGTTTTTGAAAAAGAAAAAGTCTCTTTCACCGTAGGTACGGAGATGGAGGCGGTAGGTATAGAAACCGTTCAGCTTGAGGAAGCGTTTGAATCCGCGGAATTCAGCTTTGAGAAAAAAGATATTGTTGTCTCAGATGAAGACGATTTCGAACTCTTGGAGGAGGCAGGTGCCGGAGAGGAACAAACGCGTTTTCTGTCGGAAAACGGCCACCGCTCGGTCTTCCTCCATCTATCGGACGTCTTCGAACCTGACCGCGTAGTTGATGCCATCAGAGAGTTCGAGCGGAATGACCTAGAATGTGAACAGTCCGATCTTGAGAATATCCTGGCTGCTTCAGAAAACCAGACGCACATGCAGAAAACAGTGGAACGTTTTGCGGAAACCGGGGAAATCGATTCGGGAGATGACTTTGAACTTGATGAAGTCATCAGCCAGGTAATTGAGGATAGCCCGGATGCGGTTGAAGACTACCGTTCCGGTACGGATTCTGCGCTAAACTATCTCCTAGGCCAGGTTATGAGCAGAACGAGCGGTAAGGCAGATGGCGGACAGACACGGCGGAAACTGATTGAAAGGTTATGA
- the gatB gene encoding Asp-tRNA(Asn)/Glu-tRNA(Gln) amidotransferase subunit GatB, whose translation MSDETEVMIGLETHVQLDTDTKLLCGCENEQDSDPNTNVCPTCLGHPGAKPRLNEKVIEEALKLAEALDCDVNEDVFFSRKTYFYPDMSKNFQTTQFELPVAENGNFEISLEDQDIDIGIKRIHIEEDPAKLDHVGGDISNSDYTLVDYNRAGTPLLEIVTKPDFTSPQEAREYLQQLERVLEYLEIYFSDTEFSIKSDANVSIDGGNRVEVKNITGTKEVEKALSFEISRQKQMTARGGEVEQETRSFNSDMGSTTSMRKKETEEDYGYIFEPDLTRQELDEERKSAASEKVPELPRQKFSRFKEEYGIADKLIESLISVPAMADDFENLAEEHEPELVASWMTGELKKTLNYNEVSYEESGVKTEWIEYVLELLEEDKISDRNAEQLLRDLVEEPRGPEEIVEQEDLLKAEDDEVDQVVEQVIEDNPDAVEDYNSGEEGAINFLVGQVMRQSGGKADPNTAREKILDRLEG comes from the coding sequence ATGAGCGATGAAACAGAGGTAATGATTGGTTTAGAGACTCACGTCCAACTTGATACAGATACCAAGCTACTGTGCGGATGTGAAAACGAACAGGATTCGGATCCGAACACGAACGTCTGTCCGACCTGTCTAGGTCATCCAGGGGCAAAACCAAGGCTGAACGAGAAAGTGATTGAAGAAGCACTCAAACTGGCCGAAGCACTTGACTGTGATGTAAACGAAGACGTCTTCTTTTCCCGGAAGACTTACTTTTACCCGGACATGTCGAAGAACTTCCAGACAACGCAGTTCGAGCTACCGGTAGCGGAAAACGGGAACTTCGAAATCTCCCTGGAAGATCAAGACATCGATATCGGGATCAAGAGAATCCATATTGAAGAGGATCCGGCAAAACTTGACCACGTTGGAGGAGACATCTCCAACTCCGATTACACCTTGGTTGATTACAACCGTGCGGGAACCCCTCTACTGGAGATCGTCACCAAACCGGACTTTACCAGTCCGCAGGAAGCACGCGAGTACCTACAGCAGCTTGAACGCGTACTCGAGTACCTGGAAATCTACTTTTCCGACACCGAGTTTTCCATCAAATCCGATGCGAACGTCTCGATCGACGGCGGAAACCGTGTGGAAGTCAAAAACATTACCGGAACCAAGGAAGTCGAGAAAGCATTGAGCTTCGAGATCTCCCGTCAGAAACAGATGACGGCTAGAGGCGGAGAAGTCGAACAGGAAACCCGCAGCTTCAACAGCGACATGGGGTCGACCACCTCGATGCGTAAGAAGGAGACGGAGGAAGACTATGGTTACATCTTCGAGCCGGATCTTACACGTCAGGAACTAGATGAAGAGCGGAAATCAGCTGCGAGCGAGAAGGTCCCGGAGCTTCCACGTCAGAAGTTCTCACGGTTCAAAGAAGAGTACGGAATCGCTGATAAACTAATCGAGTCACTGATCTCCGTGCCAGCGATGGCAGATGACTTTGAGAATTTAGCCGAAGAACACGAACCGGAGCTTGTCGCCTCCTGGATGACAGGAGAGTTAAAGAAAACACTGAACTACAACGAAGTCAGCTACGAAGAATCCGGTGTAAAAACCGAATGGATTGAGTACGTCCTTGAGCTTCTTGAAGAAGATAAGATCTCGGATAGAAACGCCGAACAGCTCTTACGTGATCTGGTAGAAGAACCTAGAGGTCCGGAAGAGATTGTTGAACAAGAGGATCTTCTGAAAGCTGAGGACGATGAAGTCGATCAGGTAGTCGAACAGGTTATTGAGGACAATCCTGATGCGGTCGAAGACTATAACTCGGGTGAAGAAGGCGCTATCAACTTCCTGGTCGGACAGGTAATGCGACAGTCCGGTGGGAAGGCCGATCCAAACACTGCTAGGGAGAAAATTCTGGACAGACTGGAGGGTTAA
- a CDS encoding amidase family protein — protein MSLEKIVEGESEVDEKDFLQQLKAADEKLGFMREIVEPEENGNGELNGVPVVLKDAICVENVTTSAGSNIIEDYSPVFDATVVERLKDAGAKIYGKTNQDEFGFGTFSTNCAFQTPKNPHDETRVVGGSSGGAGAIVAAMDSPIISIGESTGGSITNPASYNGVVGLTPTYGRVSRYGLISYANSLDKIGVLSKNVYGAAKGLEVIAGEDGKDQTTVDKKVPEFSDLEKTENLKIGIPKQYENLEGIEEGVRENFEESLETLEGLGAEIERVDMPLLSADYSVAAYYVLAMSEASTNLAKFSGMRYGMEKDPEEFDGYNEYFSAVRTEGFGEEAKRRVLLGTYTRMAGYRDEYYIKAAEVRQKIINQFKDAFEEYDVLVAPSMPNIAPKIDEAESMKPSEVYAMDTLTVGPNLAGVPMISVPNGKSEGMPTGLHIIGDHFDEETILDLAYTYEEKRGESQ, from the coding sequence GTGAGTCTAGAGAAAATAGTCGAGGGAGAATCTGAAGTCGACGAAAAAGATTTTTTACAACAACTCAAAGCCGCAGATGAAAAACTCGGTTTCATGCGAGAGATCGTAGAACCAGAGGAAAACGGCAACGGAGAGCTTAACGGCGTGCCTGTCGTATTAAAGGACGCTATCTGCGTTGAAAACGTTACAACAAGCGCAGGATCAAATATAATTGAAGACTACTCGCCGGTATTCGATGCGACAGTTGTTGAAAGACTCAAAGACGCTGGCGCAAAGATTTACGGTAAAACAAACCAAGACGAGTTCGGTTTCGGAACCTTCTCGACAAACTGTGCGTTCCAGACCCCGAAAAACCCGCACGATGAAACCCGGGTTGTTGGAGGATCTTCAGGAGGCGCAGGAGCTATAGTAGCAGCAATGGACTCTCCAATTATTTCGATAGGAGAATCAACCGGTGGATCGATCACAAACCCTGCTAGCTACAACGGAGTGGTCGGTTTAACTCCAACCTATGGAAGAGTCTCCCGTTACGGACTGATAAGTTACGCAAACAGCTTGGATAAGATCGGAGTACTATCGAAAAACGTTTACGGAGCGGCCAAAGGACTCGAAGTAATTGCCGGAGAGGACGGAAAAGATCAGACGACAGTCGATAAGAAAGTGCCTGAGTTCTCAGATCTTGAAAAAACAGAAAATCTGAAAATTGGAATCCCAAAACAGTACGAAAACCTAGAGGGAATCGAAGAAGGAGTGAGAGAGAACTTCGAAGAGTCTCTCGAAACATTGGAAGGTCTGGGAGCTGAAATTGAGAGGGTTGATATGCCGCTGCTTTCAGCGGATTACTCGGTCGCAGCATACTACGTGCTGGCAATGAGCGAGGCCTCAACCAACCTAGCGAAGTTCTCAGGTATGCGTTACGGCATGGAAAAAGACCCAGAAGAGTTCGATGGGTACAACGAGTACTTCAGTGCGGTCCGGACGGAAGGATTCGGAGAAGAAGCCAAAAGACGGGTACTCCTTGGAACCTATACCCGGATGGCGGGCTACAGAGACGAATACTACATCAAAGCCGCAGAAGTAAGGCAGAAAATAATCAACCAGTTCAAAGACGCATTTGAAGAGTACGACGTTTTAGTCGCTCCTTCAATGCCGAATATCGCGCCGAAGATAGATGAGGCTGAATCAATGAAACCATCCGAGGTCTATGCGATGGATACCTTGACAGTCGGTCCGAACCTTGCCGGAGTTCCGATGATCTCAGTGCCGAACGGGAAATCGGAGGGAATGCCGACCGGCTTACATATTATAGGAGATCACTTCGATGAGGAAACGATTCTCGACCTGGCTTACACATACGAAGAAAAGAGAGGTGAATCTCAATGA
- a CDS encoding metallophosphoesterase, giving the protein MKLGVVSDTHDNLEKTKEAVSFFEQEQVDTVVHCGDMVSPFTAGLFDADFEFHYVRGNNDGEWNLKETIEGFGTFYNNIAELEIEGNFIAAYHGTEEAIMNSLVHSFNYDYVLRGHTHEKKIYDYGGCIEINPGGIKLPGQEEELHVATLDLETGEVEFHRVQ; this is encoded by the coding sequence TGAAACTTGGAGTAGTCTCCGATACTCACGATAACTTGGAAAAGACTAAGGAAGCAGTCAGTTTCTTCGAGCAGGAACAAGTTGATACTGTGGTTCACTGCGGAGATATGGTCTCACCTTTCACCGCCGGACTGTTCGATGCTGACTTCGAGTTCCATTATGTTAGAGGGAACAATGACGGCGAGTGGAACCTGAAAGAAACAATCGAGGGGTTCGGAACTTTCTATAACAACATCGCAGAACTCGAGATAGAAGGTAACTTTATCGCAGCGTATCACGGCACGGAAGAAGCTATCATGAATAGTCTGGTTCACTCATTCAACTATGACTATGTTCTAAGAGGTCACACGCATGAAAAGAAGATCTACGATTACGGAGGCTGTATAGAAATCAATCCTGGCGGGATCAAACTTCCAGGTCAGGAAGAAGAACTTCACGTCGCAACCCTTGACCTGGAAACAGGAGAAGTAGAGTTCCACAGAGTTCAATGA